The Pandoraea vervacti DNA window CGCGCAGATGCTCGACGACGGCTACCTCACCGAACGCGCGAAGCTCATCAACCCCGACAAGGCGACGCACTTCGACTTTGGCATGCCGAAGTCCGGCGGCACGATCTACCTGACGGCGGCCGACGAACAGGGCATGATGGTCAGCTTCATCCAGTCGAACTACATGGGATTCGGTTCGGGCGTGGTGGTGCCGGATTACGGCATCGCGCTGCAAAACCGCGGCTGCGGTTTCTCGATGGATCCGAAGTCGGCGAACGTGGTCGAGGGCGGCAAGCGCCCGTTCCACACGATCATTCCGGCATTCCTCACGCAGAAGGTCGACGGTCGGCACGAGGCCGTGATGAGCTTCGGGGTGATGGGCGGCGACATGCAGCCGCAGGGCCACTTGCAGTCGGTCGTTCGCATGCTCGACTACGGTCAGCAGCCGCAGGCGGCATGCGATGCGCCGCGGTGGAAGGTCAATCGCGACTTCACCGTCGATATCGAGTCGACGATGAATCGAGAGACGGTGGAAGGTCTGGTCGCGCTCGGCCACAAGCTGAAGTCCATCGACGATCCGTACATGGACTTCGGCTCGGGCCAGTACATCTGGCGTCTGGATCGCAACGATCCGGAGCGCGGCTACGTGGCCGCGAGCGACAGCCGTCGCGACGGCCTCGCTGCCGGGTACTGATCAGACCGCTTCGCCCGATGCGTGGGCGGTGTGACGCGTGGTGCGTCGCGCCCCCACGCTGATCGCAAAGGCCGCCACGCTCGCGACGAACACGGGCACGGCGGCGATCATGAACAGGTGCTGCGGGTCCCAGTGCAGGGCCAGCAGCACGCCCCCGACGATCGGTCCGACGATGGAGCCGATGCGCCCGATCCCCAGCGCCCAGCCCACACCCGTGCCGCGCATCGTCGTGGGATAAGTGCGCGCCGCGAGGGCATTTGCGCCGATCTGGCCCCCGACCACACAGAACCCCGCCCCGAAGATCGTTGCTGCAAGCACCGTCACCGACGTGCCCGCGAGGCCGACCAGCACGATACAGACGGCAGCGCCGAGATAGACGACGCCGAGCGCCCTGAACGGCGGCACGCGGTCGAAAACGCGTCCAAGCGTGAGGGTGCCGAGCGTGCCGCCGATCTGCAGCATCGATGTGATGAGCGCTGCGGTGTCGAGTGCGATCCCGGCATCGTGGATCACGGTCGGCAACCAGCTCGACAGGAAATACAGATCCATCAGGCTCATGAAGAAGATCACCCACAGCAGCAAGGTGATACGCGCGCGCTTGTCGGCGAACAGCGCACCGACGCCCGCCTGCCCTCTGGCATGGACGTCGAGGCCGCTGTCGATGCTCACGTCGTGGGGCAGATCGGGCGCGAGTTTTTGCAGGACTGCGCGCAGCCGCGCCGGGTGTGTCGCCTGAACGACCAGGAACCGGGGCGACTCCGGCAGGCAGCGCCACGCGAGCAGCGCTGCGAGCAGCGGCAACAGGCCGCCGACGACGAACACCGACTGCCATCCAAAATCGCGAATCAGCCCGGCCGCCGCCAGCCCGCCGAGCGCGGCGCCGAGCGAGAAGCCGCAGAACATCACCATAATGGCGGTCGAACGCACGCGCTCGGGCGCGAACTCACCGGTCAGCGCGATGGCATTGGGCATCACGCAGCCCAACCCCACGCCGGTCGCGAGCCGTAGCACCAGCAACGATGTGACGGACGTGGCG harbors:
- a CDS encoding MFS transporter, producing MPNPSIDLRTLIDERPFGRYQIFVTALCALIVFLDGFDTQAIGYVAPAIVHALGIERAALSPVFSASLVGLTLGALIGGPVSDRFGRRPVLIAGMLIFGAMSLATALATSVTSLLVLRLATGVGLGCVMPNAIALTGEFAPERVRSTAIMVMFCGFSLGAALGGLAAAGLIRDFGWQSVFVVGGLLPLLAALLAWRCLPESPRFLVVQATHPARLRAVLQKLAPDLPHDVSIDSGLDVHARGQAGVGALFADKRARITLLLWVIFFMSLMDLYFLSSWLPTVIHDAGIALDTAALITSMLQIGGTLGTLTLGRVFDRVPPFRALGVVYLGAAVCIVLVGLAGTSVTVLAATIFGAGFCVVGGQIGANALAARTYPTTMRGTGVGWALGIGRIGSIVGPIVGGVLLALHWDPQHLFMIAAVPVFVASVAAFAISVGARRTTRHTAHASGEAV